GTGATCATTGATGTAAGTATTGACCAGGGGGGCTGCTTTGAAACATCCGAAGTTACCAACCACACCCACCCGGTTTTCCGCAAGTATGATGTTATTCATTATTGCGTGCCTAATATTGCTTCACGGGTGGCCCGCACCGCTACTTATGCGCTTACCAATATTTTCGCACCTATTTTACTGGATATCGGCGATCATGGCGGTATCAAAAATGTGATCTGGGAAAAATCGGGCGTACGTAACGCTGTTTACATTTACCAGGGGCAGCTTACCAACAAACACATCGGCGACAGGTTCTCCATCCCCTGTAAAGATCTCGACCTGCTCATCGTATCGCACCGTTAATTTTATGGGCAGATATTTTATAATCCTGGTTTTTATTGTTGTGGGATTGAATGCCCGCGCCCAGCACTATAAATATATCGATAGTACAAAAATCAGCAATATTGCCCGGTATAAAGTACAGGTAAAAGCCAATCCGGATAAGCAACTTGTCGAAATAAAAAAATATATCCCGCAAATTGTTCCGGATATCCGCTATGCTACCACCAATAATTTTATGCACCGCCGCATGTACACTGTTGCCAAAGCCTACGCCCGTTTACCGGTGGTAAAAGCCCTGCAACAGGTGGAGGCTGAACTCAAGACTCAAAATTTAGGACTTAAAATTTACGATGCCTACCGCCCCTACTCGGTTACCGTAGATTTTTACGAAAAAACGCCGGATACTAATTTCGTGGCAAACCCGCGTTTGGGATCAAAACACAACCGGGGCTGTGCCATTGACCTGTCGTTGATTGACCTTAGAACGGGTAAAGAGCTGGATATGCCTACACCCTTTGACAGTTTTAGCCGTAAAGCATCGGCTAATTACCCTAATTTATCGCAATTGCAGATCTCAAACCGGGAATTGCTTAAGGCTGTAATGGCTAAATATGGCTTCAGGGTGCTTTCTACTGAGTGGTGGCATTATGATTTTAATGGATGGAGTGATTATGAACTGTTGGATGTGCCGTTGCAGAAACTTTGAGATGGCGGGATACGATTCAAAAACCGATTGTCATTTAGACGAACCTGCAGAGGAATGAGCGCGGGTGGTGAGGAGAAATCCTGTACGCCCTGCTTCACAGCCTTACAAGGCCGCCGTTATGTCGTATAAGATTTCTCTTTCGCGCCACCCGCAAGCCATTCCCCTGCTTTATCGACATTTTCTTTTTATTAAAGATCCCGTAGTTTACAAAAGGCATCAATATTGCTTAAACACAATTGAAACAACATTTACACCCTATAAAAAAACAGTTATGAAGTTTTTCAGCAAGGATTACTTTAAACAATTATGGAAGATTTTACTGGCTTCCTTTACAGGTTTCTCTAAAGATAATGGCTTAAAACTAAGTGCCTCACTGGCTTATTATACCGTTTTTTCTATAGCTCCGCTGCTGATTATCGTGATGTCGGTAGCGGGATTGGTATTCAAGCAGGATGCGGTTACTAATAAACTTTATCCGGAGATTGTGCGGTACGTTGGTCCGCAGCCGGCGGCTCAAATTCAGGATGCCTTGAAGCACCTGGCGCTTTCGGGCAAATCGGGTATGGCTGTGGTAATAGGTGTTGGTACATTGCTGTTGGGTGCGAGTAGTATTTTTATCGAGATCCAGGATTCACTTAATATCATCTGGAGGGTAAAAGCAAGACCTAAAAGCGGTTGGTTGCAGTTGTTACGCAACAGGTTCGTATCGTTTTCATTGATCATTAGCCTGGGCTTTTTATTACTGGCATCATTGATCATAAATATCATTATCCAGGCGATACAAGACCAGGTTCAACGGTTTTTGCCGGGTATCGACTCGGTAACGAAAATACTGGTTCAGGGCCTTAACCTGGGTATCACCCTGGTAATTATCACAACACTGTTTAGCATTATATTCAAGTTTTTGCCCGATGTTAAGATTAAGTGGAAGGATGTTCGCAGCGGATCAATATTTACTGCTATTCTGTTTATGTTAGGCCAATACATTATAAGCTTATATATACATTACACCGCGCAAGGTTCAGCTTATGGTGCTGCAGGATCGATCATTGTTATTTTGGTTTGGATCTATTATACATCTGCCATATTATATATTGGAGCCGAATTTACCCAGGTTTATGCCGAGGCCAGCGGCAGCCATATAGAACCGGCATCATACGCGGTTCATATATTACAAACCGAAGTTGAACACAAGGTAAGCGTGCTTCCGGCGCAAAACCCGCAATTGCAGGGCAATTTGAAAAAAGTGGAGCAAAAGATTGAGAAGGAGGAAAAAAAGGAAGAAGCGAA
The sequence above is a segment of the Mucilaginibacter celer genome. Coding sequences within it:
- a CDS encoding YihY/virulence factor BrkB family protein, encoding MKFFSKDYFKQLWKILLASFTGFSKDNGLKLSASLAYYTVFSIAPLLIIVMSVAGLVFKQDAVTNKLYPEIVRYVGPQPAAQIQDALKHLALSGKSGMAVVIGVGTLLLGASSIFIEIQDSLNIIWRVKARPKSGWLQLLRNRFVSFSLIISLGFLLLASLIINIIIQAIQDQVQRFLPGIDSVTKILVQGLNLGITLVIITTLFSIIFKFLPDVKIKWKDVRSGSIFTAILFMLGQYIISLYIHYTAQGSAYGAAGSIIVILVWIYYTSAILYIGAEFTQVYAEASGSHIEPASYAVHILQTEVEHKVSVLPAQNPQLQGNLKKVEQKIEKEEKKEEAKKG
- a CDS encoding M15 family metallopeptidase, with amino-acid sequence MGRYFIILVFIVVGLNARAQHYKYIDSTKISNIARYKVQVKANPDKQLVEIKKYIPQIVPDIRYATTNNFMHRRMYTVAKAYARLPVVKALQQVEAELKTQNLGLKIYDAYRPYSVTVDFYEKTPDTNFVANPRLGSKHNRGCAIDLSLIDLRTGKELDMPTPFDSFSRKASANYPNLSQLQISNRELLKAVMAKYGFRVLSTEWWHYDFNGWSDYELLDVPLQKL